The proteins below come from a single Ochotona princeps isolate mOchPri1 chromosome 6, mOchPri1.hap1, whole genome shotgun sequence genomic window:
- the LOC131480557 gene encoding olfactory receptor 4F21-like, with protein sequence MDGLNHSVVSEFVLLGLSSSWETKVFLTLTFSLLYVGIILGNLFIVFLVIADSHLRSPMYFLLANLSFNDIGVSSTTVPKMISDLLREYKVISFQSCMAQICFIHIMGGVEMVLLIAMAFDRYIAICKPLHYLSIMSPKRCILFMGLGWVTGVIHAMSQFAFIIDLPFCGPNEIDSFYCDFPRIIKLACTDAAKFGVVVAANSGFMSMGTFFLLILSYIFILVTVWKRSSGDLSKALATLSAHITVVVLFFTPCIFLYIWPFPTSSIDKYLFIADFAITPALNPVIYTLRNKEIRIAIKRLRKMRPLARIS encoded by the coding sequence ATGGATGGCCTAAATCACTCTGTGGTTTCTGAGTTTGTCTTGCTGGGActttccagctcctgggaaaCTAAGGTTTTCCTCACATTGACATTCTCCTTGCTCTATGTAGGAATCATCCTGGGAAACCTCTTCATTGTCTTCTTGGTCATTGCTGACTCCCACTTGCGTTCTCCTATGTACTTCCTGCTGGCCAACCTGTCGTTTAATGATATTGGAGTTTCCTCTACCACAGTTCCCAAGATGATCTCAGACCTTTTAAGAGAATACAAAGTCATCTCCTTTCAAAGTTGCATGGCTCAAATATGCTTCATCCATATCATGGGAGGAGTGGAAATGGTGCTACTCATAGCCATGGCATTTGACAGGTACATCGCAATCTGCAAGCCTCTTCACTACTTGAGCATCATGAGCCCTAAAAGATGCATCTTGTTCATGGGCCTTGGCTGGGTAACTGGAGTGATCCATGCTATGTCTCAGTTTGCTTTCATTATCGACTTGCCTTTCTGTGGCCCTAATGAAATAGACAGCTTTTACTGTGACTTTCCTAGGATAATAAAACTTGCCTGCACAGATGCAGCCAAGTTTGGGGTTGTTGTTGCTGCCAACAGTGGTTTCATGAGCATGGGCACCTTCTTCCTGCTAATCCTTTCCTACATCTTCATTTTGGTCACTGTCTGGAAGCGTTCTTCTGGAGACTTATCCAAGGCACTAGCCACCTTATCAGCTCACATCACAGTGGTTGTACTTTTTTTTACTCCATGTATATTTCTCTACATATGGCCATTTCCCACATCATCAATTGACAAATATCTATTCATCGCTGACTTTGCTATCACCCCTGCCTTAAATCCTGTCATTTACAcattaagaaacaaagaaataagaataGCAATCAAACGATTGAGAAAAATGAGACCATTGGCGAGAATTTCCTGA